The following coding sequences lie in one Rutidosis leptorrhynchoides isolate AG116_Rl617_1_P2 chromosome 6, CSIRO_AGI_Rlap_v1, whole genome shotgun sequence genomic window:
- the LOC139855902 gene encoding uncharacterized protein, whose protein sequence is MLLSGPPSSGKTSLLFQFAFNSVVNSTDDDDKSVVFICNPRKLDTNPPFLSKGIDSSSDVFNRIQMKYVEDEEGINKFFAAFHMHDRFPVLVIIDAFGEYFDERNCQQRYHSPRGRELAIVRTLALCQNAVNHANETRPCMLLFSDTHQGDTLKFLHIYKRWVNSHYTIKGDGSGSFIIKDNSCLLGSCGMEMVRTKAAKYSIALHYLVLEEIYENDEQSYHV, encoded by the exons ATGCTACTCTCCGGCCCTCCCTCATC AGGGAAGACATCGTTGTTATTTCAATTTGCATTCAATTCCGTAGTCAATAGTACTGACGATGATGATAAATCAGTTGTTTTCATTTGCAATCCAAGGAAATTAGATACAAATCCCCCTTTTCTCTCTAAG GGAATTGATTCGTCTTCAGATGTGTTTAATCGAATTCAAATGAA GTATGTGGAGGATGAGGAAGGGATCAACAAGTTCTTTGCTGCATTTCACATGCATGATAGGTTTCCTGTTTTGGTTATAATCGACGCTTTTGGAGAATACTTTGATGAGAG AAATTGCCAGCAGAGGTACCATAGTCCTCGTGGAAGAGAATTGGCGATTGTTCGAACATTAGCTTTATGCCAAAATGCAGTTAATCATGCAAA TGAAACAAGACCCTGTATGCTTTTGTTCTCTGATACTCACCAAGGTGACACCCTTAAATTTCTTCACATCTACAAGAGATGGGTCAACTCCCATTACACTATCAAAG GTGATGGAAGTGGGTCATTTATCATCAAGGATAATAGCTGCTTATTAGGTTCTTGTGGCATGGAAATGGTGAGAACAAAGGCTGCTAAATATTCCATTGCACTTCACTACTTGGTTTTGGAAGAGATCTATGAAAATGATGAACAAAGCTACCATGTTTAG